The DNA segment CCCAAGATGCTTTGGAGCGGTAAGGTCGTCAACCCCGCAGAGGATGACCTGGACACCAAGAGCCTCGACAAGTTGAACAAGAAGCTCCACAGGGACGTGCGGGTCAACGTCAGCTTGCTCACAGTGGGAGATGGACTTAGTCTGGCCTTTAAGATTTAAGCCACCGTGGGGAGGGCATGACCACACTGCCATGGCTACAGGCAGTCAGAcggttttgtgtttttgtaatgttgttTACAGTGAAAGTAAGGATGTACAAGGTGTATCAAGATTTCTATTGTGACAATTGTTGCAGGGTTCAGTTGAATTTATGAATTATACGTGATGCATAAAGGGTACTGTTACTGCAGTGTATTTTTACATAGAAATATCAACTATATTTTAAGGGATTAGATTGACCCCAGAGAAACTTGGAGTTAAGTGCCtttctcaagggcacaacagtgaaagctgggaattgaacccacaacttttcagtcTACTGCACACTAACCAAGCTCCTTAAAGGACAATtctggtgtgattttgacctaaagtgtgttgaaacatgatgaaatggattccaaaaataattccgtaaaaatgcatggattccagttgctgctactggaagcaactgaatccatgcatttccacggaattatttttggaatctgatcccttatcatacctgttcgttcATACTCGTCgcttgacttatcgtgactaaattcaagatggcgtcgaacggtaaaattccttaaggtactgtctgtataaatcgtcttgtaaataaactaccagtgctttttcaaagttctccatgtcttgttttaaatgtcaagtctaccaatgaagtatggagctactttgagcctcgtaaatggtgtaaaacagtgatttatttgcatggctaggccgatgcccgaggcaccacaacgaaacactgtgttggcagcattggctaactagtgccagatttgagtgcaggggacaagccgaggtgagttatgagacatacgttcacactcggtatcatgtttcaacacactttaggtcaaaatcacaccggaattctcctttaaccactacactactactgcctGCATTACGAAAGTTACCAAAACCCCCTCCCTAATACAATATTCTgaaaacagaggaaaagtgTCAAGTTGTTCCTTTTGTTCTGCAACCCAATAGGTTAAATGATTATTTTACATTTCTACACAATTGATCCACTAACTGGCCAAGAACAATTTGTACATAACAGCATGTGCACCAAGGTGTCAAGTTTAAAGACTTTATTGTAAAGGTTGACATACACAATGGGAGGGACTGCATGGTTTCCAAGCAACGTCCTTGTCAGCCATTTACACTGCAGTGGAATGGGGGAGCAGAAGAGGAATGGGTATGGTGGATTTACTCAGTAATTCAATGTGGATAGCTCTTAATTGATCACACTGAGAGAAATCCATTTTGGCATTATTCGTGATTTCATTACAGTTTCTAACTGAAGATGAGAACCAAAAACAGGTGGATCTGACCAAAGCTACATCTACTTGAAATGAGATAAATAAAGCTAAGCCCAGTCTGACAAGACTGCAGGGCTTTTAAGTGTATTGCAGTCCAATAGCATCTATGTTAAGAGCCAGTCTTAAGAACCGGCAAACGATAATGCTAACACGTGTGCAAATGCTGTTTTGGGGGGAAACAGCAAATCTGAAGATTAAGGTGATTCTGAAGAGTGCAGAGCAGCTGAGGTTTATAATTCTACATTCAGAGAACATTTacttaaaagaaaaacactcaAGTAAGATCAGGAGGCCATTCTTTCAGACCACCCAAATGAACCCGcagaaccaaaacaaacaaactaaagaaaaaaaaaacagccaaacATGCAGAACATGTTCCAAGTTTGTCTTTTAGAAATAGATGTATTTCATTGTCATGGCAACTCAAGTGTATAGAAGAGAGGTGGACAATACAGCAAATAAATAACAGGGAGTGAACATGATGGAAGatttcaggaaaaaaacaaaaaaagtgagTACTGTAGCTGTCAGGTATCCATCATATCACTGTGGTATGGAAGGTGTGAATATatagtttcatttttttttcttccctttgAGAGACCGCCCCTGCTGGTTAAGCCAGAAATACATAAGGCCAAATTCTTCCCATAATTCCTTTCTAAGTGAGAGGCGAACTGGACGTTATGCCTCCAGCTCCAGCCCCAGGCCCAGCTTGTGACCACCTGCATTGATGTTTTTCCCGTCCATCAGGGCGGACATGGTGAGCTTCACACCTGGAACGTAGCATGTGTGTAATGTTAATGGGGTAGGACCACATGAAAAGGAATAATTAATTATCATGCAAGCACACACGGGTGGGAATTGCCAGAGGCAATGATACGATAACATGATATTTGAGACAAAATACAATATTAGGATTCTTTACATTTTACAATAAGGAAAGTGCTGCGATTTCCTTCAGTGAACTGAAATGTATTGTTCCCCATATTGGATTTCCAGAACTAGCTGACTCAGCAGCTAGACTGACTTACTCTGCCCTTTATTGGCGTGACTCAACCAAAGAATGAGGTATTGTGCCGTCTTGTGAACTTCAGAGTTAACGCAAAGTTACCAGAGTAACTATGTGCCAAAatagtaaaaaatatatattttttaaaaatatacaaTAAAGTTAATTGAAGCCACATATACAATAAAGTTATTTGAAGCCACTATCAATATAttgtggataaaaaaaaaaatatatatatatattgagatACATTTTTCCCCACTCTTGGCACACAGGTGATTGACAGGCAATGTACATACCTGGCCTAAGTGTCTGGGTATAGCCAACGCCAACCAGGCTTGCGTTATTCACCTTAGCCTGCAAagtaacaaatacacaaacccAAATTAGTCACCAACAAACAAGAATACTATGGTCCCTGTTTCCCTATGAAATAGTCTCAGTCTGAGGGTGAAAAAAGCATGTCATTGTGAACGCCCCCTTACAGGTTGTAATATGGATTTCAGAAAAATCCATATCCGTTCTAATGGACCCAAATCCAACTAACCAGAAAACATACTCACACTTAGAGAGGCACTGGAATCCAGCTGGTACTTGGCAGCTATACCAAAGCGAGTGCTGTTGTTTCCTGCAGTCCAGGCCAGATTGACGGATGTCTCCAGCTTGTCACTGACCTTCTGGTAGATGGAGCCACCAAACTCGGATCCGTCATTCCTACCAAGGAAACATCCAAACGTGGCAAGTCAGCTTCCACTAGACACTAGATAGAAACCTGCAGGTTAACTTCGGGACCTTTAATGGGAAGTGGGCTTACACGTTGGTGTGCAGCTGGAAGTCACCAGTCTTGTAGCCAACCGCAAAGTTGTTCTGGGTCATCTTGGACTTGGCCGTGTCGAAGCTCATCTGGTAGCCAGCGAGCCAGCCCTCGTAGCCCACAACTGCGGCTCCGTGGATTGTAGGTCCAGCAAAGTCGAAGTCAACATCGCAGCCGAGGTTGACGTACTCACGTTTGTAGGCCGTCTTCACCTTTCCGCTCTTCTTTCTGACAAAACCAATTTAAAAAGGAACACAAGggggaaaaataaatatatttgacaAGACAAAATAAACTGCACACATGCTCTAAAAGGTCCTAAATGTCAGCCCTAATAGTTAGAAGTAGTTAATACATTATGCCTATCAGCTTATGACATTGTACTCGGTTATGGCTGTGATCTGCCAGGGTAAACATGGGACCAgtcaaaaaatataaaaatctgaTATGCGGGTGGTGGAAATGTGCTTGCATGTGGTTAGAACATTGTAGATAACATTTTCATAGCCCTTTTTCTCAGTGAATATATCTATGTTAGATCAATGGTCATAAGCTAACAAAGTCTTACCCAGTATTTGGTGAGAAAGTTGTGTCGAAAGTAAGCTTAAGTCCTTTGGTAATCTgtttcacacaaaaaaaaaaaaggtgcagTGAATATACCGGTATTCAACAAATTCAACAAACgtaaaaacacatacagtactgtaaacCATGATGGTGGACCCATCCTCTCACTCTACCTGGTCTTCAACAGTGATCTCTGTTCCCAGAGTGTTGTCTGTGTTCCACTTCTCCGTAAAGGTCAGGCCATATTCTGACCACTTGTACTTGGTCTCCAGGTTACCATTGACTTTGCTGGTGTCGGTGTTCGATGAGCCTGAAGTTTTGAATTCCTGAGGGTGGATGCATACATGAAGATCAGCTACAGATATTGATTAATATATCCTCCATCAGGTGTTTCAACATGCTTTACCCTCTTATCTAGATAGGCAACTAGATCACAAACATACCACTCCGTTTGCAGACTTGGTCTTCACATCAAGCTTGACTATGCCAAACCCTGTAGGACAAAAGGAGTCATGTTTATGGTGCAATGAAGTGTACATGCCACTTCAAAGAGATAACATATTTTCTAAATCAACAACTCTACTGACATTACTACATGTATAATTCATGTTCATAAATCATACAGCTTGCTCTTGTCTGTATGAACCCCACCCTTCTAATCTGCAGAAGCAAAATTAGTGGTAAGAACAAACTCTGGAAAACTACTGCATTACAAAACTATGCAATCCCCACCCACTCACCAATGGGAAGTCAACACCCAAAACACATACTAACTAGCTATATTATTGGTTACAGTGACACCTCCATATGTCATTACTTTGACATTTATGGTGCCTCATGGAAACAAAGATTCTTTCATGGCATACCATATCCTTTGTTGAAGATGTCCTTGGCAGATTTGCCAAGATCACCATATCCGGGAGGaacagccatttttttttttatctgcaaCAGAGACCTGAACATGAGCACACCTGTACACAGTATAAGTCTCTTCAGCATCCACAGAAATAGCTCCCCAGTGCATGTAATTATTGACTAAAAATACAATTAAAAAGCAAATGCAACCTCCACCGCCTCCTTATGTCACTTCATGTACCAACACAACCTCCAGCAGCCTCCTGGTATTGTAAGCTCATCTTAGTTCAGTTACCAATAGATAGGCTAGTCATCTGACCAACCATATGCATGACGGTTACCATAAATACTATTTGCAGCCAGATCACTGACATTTAATGATCGGTCCAGCCGACGATGACTGAAGTGATGCAATTGACTGACGTTACAGGTTCAACCAACGAAAACGTACGATTGAAGGAATGGAAGAAGTCCACTCTGCGTCTCAGGGAGTCACAACTTTGGCATACGCTAGAGATGTCACGTCTCCATACAGGTCGACTGCATTCAGACCCCTAGAGCAAGTGCAGCAGGCTCCAAACGTGAGGCTTATTCTCCAGTGGACGAGTTGGACGCTGGACTGGTTAAGCATATTAGAGTCACCTAGCTAAGTTGGTTAACTTGCCTTGGGTTTACTTGACTCAGCACGCAATCAAATAGCCACTATTGTACTGATCCGTCAACTCTACAATCGAAAGTAAAACCAAAAGGGTTGGTTTTCAAATTACCTTATTTCTCTTATGACACGGCCTCTGACAAGTGATGACTTTAACAAGCGTTAATCATTGTACGCATATGCAGTACACTTCTGCGAGCTAGCCATCCTCCAGCCAACTTACCCATCACCCTCTAACCAAATATCACGCCAGCGTGCTAATTTAGAGAGGTCAAACACTTTCGTTATTGGACACAACCTGGCAACATAGCTACAATGCTAAGGCTACCTGGGCGTAAAAGTCACGACATTTGGTTACCGGCACGGAAGCCTACTGTCGTTCGGCACGTCATGCCAAGCTAACTTTCACACTATGTGGTGCAATGGTTGGTACAGATAGTTACACAGCTAGTCTGCTAACGTTACCAGCTCAAGTTTCGCATCCCTAAACTGGTGCAGTCGGATCCCACCAAGCAGCTGCTGGACTGCTCGCTAGTTAAGCAATACTAGCTAGCTTTAGCCCTGGCTAACGTTACCAACCCAACTCAGGAGGGCACGCCATGTTCTATTAGTATTTCACAAGTTGTACAACCAAGCTGGCTACATTGGCATACAAAGCGGGGTTGTAACAACTATTAACAATTTGTCCCATGTAATTTTTCAGCGATAATCGCCTTACCTGAACAGAGGAGGCAGCTAATGTCAAGAGGGTATTGATTTCCTGGCTGTTACTGAGGCTGCAGTGCCACAGTACTTCACTCCAGCTGGAGGGCGATGTGAAGGAGACACTGCACCAGCAAGGCGAATGCTCATAGCACGTTTAGGACCCTTGATTTATAGCTGTCCTTAATATGCCTAATTGAAATGACCACTAACATTTGAAGATGGTGAAATGTACTGCAAAGGTGGTGTTTTGTCGTCTTGCATAAACATACGTACTAttcattttaaattattatcTTACAAACGCATACATTATGAAGACTTTCACAATAGttacatttctttctttttcggCATTTGCTAACGCCATCTGTGAAAACTATCGTCAAGGTAACCATAATGTAAATTttgggtagcctacatcagtgaTAGTCGTTGCGGCTACCGGCAGTTTTCGGAAAACGCCATTGCTATTATTCTTTATAAATGTTTAGTAACGTTAGACATTGAAAGCAAGAATATTCAGCTAACAATACATGCAAATATcctgtattatttatttatttcacgaCTTTGGCTATCTTCTCGCTAGCATTCTAGCTCTTTGGATAACCGGTCTGTTATGGTAGATCTAGTAGATTACAACACTTCAATCATATTGATAAGATTTTGAACAGAATTGACTTTTAGATCAGGATGTGTACGAAACTTCCTATTCAACAGTGCAACGAAGTCACCACTTCAACTTCAGCCTCAGTTGTTGCACTGTAACTTAGCCAAAATTGACGCTAAACTGGCTGCCATTAACAAGTCAGTGAATGTTTTCCTCGCCGTGAGGGAATCCCCACAGAATGCAGAAAACTGGAGACATGGATAGTCTACTGggggacatttaaaaaaatgtaacgTTAGGACAGTCCTGAGCCGATTGCCAGAATCCTCTGTAATCCAGCGCACGGTCATGCAGATGACTGCACGTGTCATCTGGGTTGCAGCTTGACGAAGGGGATTTTGGTTTGATCAGGGGACCAGAATGGACAAAATTGCACCTGGAAGCATGCACGCACAATATGAACTGTAAACTGTTTTAATAGTGACAGACCGTTTAATATACAGAAATATTCAACAGGCCTATTCAACGTTCTAAGAACTAGCAGGGGTTAATCAAATTATTGCTACTCACATGATAAGGTAGATCAAAACCATCTCAAAAGAAGAGCCTACATAATTAAATTCAGCCATGGTATTTTAACAAATCCAAACACATAGTCATGTATGGCCAGACCTGTAACAAGTTGAAAATTTGATGTGCAGATTAGATTACTATAGGAGACATAATTTACCATTTAAGTGGTTATGTGGCTTCTTCTGTATACAAAATTCTCCACTTACTTTTGCAGTTATTCCAGTGTTAGTTTGTACCTTCTGAAATAATGTTGAAATGTAGAAAACAAATACCCTTTATCCTTTgacatacacaccaataaatTAAGACAAAACAGTTTCCAAGAATCTGGGAAGGACAAACATTGCTGcagtattttcatttttttttttaacagggaCACATGGCTCTCGTCATGCTGCAAATTGCACCTGTAaattgtaaacaaaaaaaaggtaCACCAACCCATACCTTTTAAACGTGAAACTACGACGCAGCAAATTCAACACTTCAAAAAGCATTACCCAATAAACCTTGTGTACACAATATACAACATCTAAACATTATTGGCAAACAGGATGATCATTAAGACAAGTTTGTCCACCATATTCTCCCCATATTTTGGCGTCAATAGGCTTCATCATTGGTACAGTATTCAgatccttaaaaaaaaaacaatgatgttGACAGCAATAGCAAGGcagaacaacaacagcacaagTATAAGGAAATCTGACATTCTGCTTTACAAACACAGCATCCATTTCAAAAAAGTCTACaacaaactgtttttttttttatatagcaaATGCAGTCAAGGACCACTCAAATAGTATCAGCAGTTTGTTAAGGAATGCAAAAGCTCTGTGCACAAGTTTAAACTCTTGGCAAATAAGAAGCAAAACTTACTTCACcttataaattaaatatttctttGAATGGAAAAATGAGACACATGGTTAGTAATTGACCATAGCTGATATCGTTT comes from the Alosa alosa isolate M-15738 ecotype Scorff River chromosome 22, AALO_Geno_1.1, whole genome shotgun sequence genome and includes:
- the vdac2 gene encoding voltage-dependent anion-selective channel protein 2, which gives rise to MAVPPGYGDLGKSAKDIFNKGYGFGIVKLDVKTKSANGVEFKTSGSSNTDTSKVNGNLETKYKWSEYGLTFTEKWNTDNTLGTEITVEDQITKGLKLTFDTTFSPNTGKKSGKVKTAYKREYVNLGCDVDFDFAGPTIHGAAVVGYEGWLAGYQMSFDTAKSKMTQNNFAVGYKTGDFQLHTNVNDGSEFGGSIYQKVSDKLETSVNLAWTAGNNSTRFGIAAKYQLDSSASLSAKVNNASLVGVGYTQTLRPGVKLTMSALMDGKNINAGGHKLGLGLELEA